In the Pseudoalteromonas undina genome, one interval contains:
- the rnhA gene encoding ribonuclease HI: MQKTVEIYTDGSCLGNPGPGGYGIFMIYEAHEKKLSQGYKLTTNNRMEMLAAIVALESLNRACTVTLTTDSQYVKQGIESWITNWKKRGWQTSAKKPVKNVDLWKRLDKACAEHDVTWKWVKGHSGHKYNEIVDDLARDAASGNNLLDDEGYQP; the protein is encoded by the coding sequence GTGCAAAAAACCGTAGAGATTTACACCGATGGTTCGTGTTTAGGTAATCCAGGCCCCGGTGGTTATGGTATTTTTATGATTTATGAAGCCCATGAAAAAAAATTAAGCCAAGGTTATAAGCTTACAACCAACAACCGTATGGAAATGCTGGCAGCCATTGTGGCGCTAGAATCTCTTAATCGTGCCTGCACTGTAACCCTGACTACCGATAGCCAATATGTTAAGCAGGGTATTGAGTCTTGGATCACCAATTGGAAAAAACGCGGTTGGCAAACCTCGGCTAAAAAGCCGGTTAAAAATGTCGATTTATGGAAACGTCTCGACAAAGCCTGTGCCGAGCACGACGTTACCTGGAAATGGGTAAAAGGGCACAGTGGCCACAAATATAACGAAATTGTTGACGACCTTGCTCGTGATGCAGCCAGCGGCAACAACTTACTCGATGATGAAGGTTACCAACCGTAA
- a CDS encoding class I SAM-dependent methyltransferase: protein MKPALSFQEGPKPLSWQQFPHGDYLRCDIERKLSPWLPRMFGYHMLKLGNLSGELDTSKSSIKHQVCVAELGPYTGVVADIDELPFYEHSIDACIMSHCLEYHSDPHHILREAHRTLIPGGYIAITGFNPFSFCGLAQLLPFSRQKLPWTGRFFTPARVKDWLNLLGFEIVADERFIYSSLARGNRLSRFAFWRSFTKQYLKPMGSVYMLVARKRVAPLTPIKPKWHARPQFVPIKGVGLRQTSKQHYQQNKK from the coding sequence ATGAAACCAGCCCTTAGTTTTCAAGAAGGTCCTAAACCGTTGTCATGGCAGCAGTTTCCGCATGGTGATTATTTACGTTGTGATATAGAACGCAAATTGTCGCCTTGGTTACCGCGAATGTTTGGCTATCATATGCTTAAATTAGGTAATTTAAGCGGTGAATTAGACACCAGTAAAAGCTCCATTAAACATCAAGTATGTGTTGCAGAGCTTGGCCCATACACGGGGGTGGTTGCCGATATAGACGAACTGCCTTTTTACGAGCATAGTATAGATGCCTGCATTATGAGCCATTGTTTAGAGTATCACTCAGATCCACATCATATTTTACGTGAGGCTCATCGAACCCTTATTCCAGGCGGTTATATCGCAATTACGGGGTTTAATCCGTTTAGTTTTTGTGGGTTAGCGCAGTTACTGCCGTTTAGCCGTCAAAAATTACCGTGGACAGGGCGCTTTTTTACTCCTGCACGGGTAAAAGACTGGCTAAATTTACTTGGATTTGAAATTGTGGCCGATGAGCGTTTTATTTATTCGTCGTTGGCGCGCGGTAATCGCTTATCGCGGTTTGCATTTTGGCGCAGCTTTACCAAACAGTATTTAAAACCTATGGGCAGTGTGTATATGCTGGTGGCACGAAAACGAGTTGCGCCACTTACACCAATCAAACCTAAGTGGCATGCTCGTCCACAATTTGTGCCAATAAAAGGGGTAGGGCTTAGGCAAACCTCAAAGCAGCATTATCAACAAAATAAAAAATAG
- the gloB gene encoding hydroxyacylglutathione hydrolase, with the protein MVQVKAIKAFSDNYIWCLTTEQNNQAWVVDPGQSAPVLEHLAQHNLTLGGILITHHHYDHTDGVAQLVKQYPNIAVYGPSNSPFEGITMPLNEGDTISVLNIPFEIIATPGHTLDHICYINDALAFTGDTLFSGGCGRLFEGSPEQMWHSFNKFRALPSDCKVYCTHEYTQANLAFAKAVEPRNPELLAYSQKVDELRKNDEISLPSTIGQELKVNPFMRSNLPDITKSLPKEYCLVTKNNEPWENFASLRMFKDNF; encoded by the coding sequence ATGGTGCAAGTCAAAGCAATTAAAGCCTTTTCTGATAACTACATTTGGTGCTTAACCACCGAACAGAATAACCAAGCGTGGGTGGTTGATCCTGGGCAATCAGCACCAGTTTTAGAGCATTTAGCACAGCATAACTTAACCCTTGGCGGTATTTTAATTACCCATCATCATTATGATCATACCGATGGCGTAGCTCAATTAGTAAAGCAGTACCCAAACATTGCAGTTTATGGCCCTAGTAATAGCCCATTTGAGGGAATAACAATGCCTTTAAATGAAGGTGACACAATTAGCGTTTTAAACATTCCATTTGAAATTATAGCCACCCCTGGGCACACCCTAGACCATATTTGTTATATTAATGATGCACTGGCCTTTACTGGCGACACCTTATTTAGTGGTGGTTGTGGGCGCTTATTTGAAGGCAGCCCAGAGCAAATGTGGCATTCATTTAATAAGTTTCGAGCATTGCCAAGTGATTGCAAAGTGTATTGCACCCACGAATACACCCAGGCAAACTTGGCCTTTGCAAAAGCGGTTGAGCCACGAAACCCCGAATTACTCGCTTACAGCCAGAAAGTAGATGAATTGCGAAAAAATGATGAAATAAGCTTGCCAAGCACCATAGGCCAAGAGCTTAAAGTTAACCCTTTTATGCGTAGTAATTTGCCCGATATTACAAAGTCATTACCAAAAGAGTATTGTTTAGTTACAAAAAACAATGAACCTTGGGAAAACTTTGCTAGTCTGAGGATGTTCAAAGATAATTTTTAA
- a CDS encoding LysM peptidoglycan-binding domain-containing protein: MNKSPLLLVLAMTLSGCQTLTTLDTDSQNQVQNQLEGASPNDISTALMINAQYQQVNDIEEEAPVFDDVWERIRYQLSIDIPQNRPVVAERNYYARHQAYLDRISKRAEPYLHFIVEEIEKREMPIEIALLPIVESAFDPYGYSHRTASGIWQFMPATGERFDLKQNWWYDGRRDIVQSTRAALDYLSYLHKTLEGDWLNAIAAYNSGEGRLLRAIKKNRKKHLPTDFWSLDLPRETTAYVPKLLALADLLKRADEFKVSWKPIINAQVVEVVNIESQIDLALAADMADMTLTELYRLNPGFNRWATDPDGPHFLLLPTDKVEQFTEKLTATAIKNRLRWQQYKVKRGDSLSVIADKFTTSISAIKSLNKLNSNVIRVGQQILVPLTDGKINSEHLPQQVRAAANKSLRTKLSHTVKSGDTLWDISREYDVTMSELAKWNKLKKNAVLRLNQKLVVYKSASQPKKSTSNTNRTITYKVRRGDSLARIASKFNLTVSDIIKWNNLAGQKYLQPGQKLKLKVDVRSS; this comes from the coding sequence ATGAATAAATCTCCTCTTTTATTGGTTTTAGCGATGACGCTAAGCGGTTGTCAAACATTGACAACATTAGACACAGATTCACAAAATCAAGTTCAAAACCAACTTGAAGGCGCCAGCCCAAATGATATTAGCACTGCATTAATGATTAATGCGCAATATCAACAAGTAAATGATATTGAAGAAGAAGCCCCTGTGTTTGACGATGTTTGGGAGCGTATTCGTTACCAATTATCTATTGATATTCCACAAAATCGCCCAGTGGTCGCTGAGCGTAATTATTATGCACGTCATCAGGCATACCTAGATCGCATTTCTAAACGTGCTGAGCCGTATTTACATTTTATTGTTGAAGAAATTGAAAAGCGTGAAATGCCCATCGAAATTGCACTTTTACCCATTGTAGAAAGTGCGTTCGACCCTTATGGCTATTCGCACCGTACTGCATCGGGTATTTGGCAGTTTATGCCCGCAACCGGCGAGCGTTTCGATTTAAAACAAAACTGGTGGTATGACGGTCGTCGCGATATTGTGCAGTCTACTCGCGCTGCACTTGATTATCTCTCATACTTACACAAAACCCTTGAAGGTGATTGGCTGAACGCAATTGCCGCCTATAACTCAGGTGAAGGCCGCTTGTTGCGTGCGATAAAAAAGAATCGTAAAAAGCATTTACCTACCGACTTTTGGTCACTAGATTTACCTCGTGAAACCACCGCCTACGTGCCTAAATTATTAGCTTTAGCTGATTTACTAAAACGTGCAGATGAGTTTAAAGTGTCGTGGAAGCCAATAATTAACGCACAAGTAGTCGAAGTGGTTAATATTGAGTCACAAATAGATTTAGCACTGGCTGCGGATATGGCCGATATGACCCTTACCGAACTATATCGATTAAATCCAGGATTTAACCGCTGGGCAACCGATCCTGATGGCCCACACTTTTTATTACTTCCTACCGATAAAGTAGAACAATTCACTGAAAAGCTTACCGCTACAGCGATTAAAAACCGTCTTCGTTGGCAGCAATATAAGGTCAAACGTGGCGATAGCTTGTCGGTGATTGCAGATAAATTTACCACTAGTATCAGCGCGATTAAGTCATTAAATAAGCTTAACTCAAACGTAATTCGTGTGGGTCAACAAATTTTAGTACCACTCACTGATGGTAAAATTAACAGTGAACATTTGCCTCAGCAAGTACGTGCGGCCGCTAATAAAAGTTTACGCACTAAACTTTCTCATACGGTAAAAAGTGGCGATACCCTATGGGATATTAGCCGCGAATACGATGTAACTATGAGTGAATTAGCTAAGTGGAATAAGCTGAAAAAAAATGCAGTACTGCGTTTAAATCAAAAATTGGTAGTTTATAAGTCAGCTAGCCAGCCTAAAAAGTCGACGAGTAATACTAATCGTACTATTACCTACAAAGTGCGCCGAGGCGATTCTTTAGCGCGTATAGCGTCTAAGTTTAATTTAACAGTGAGCGATATTATTAAATGGAATAACCTTGCCGGACAAAAATACTTACAGCCAGGACAAAAGCTTAAATTAAAAGTAGATGTAAGAAGTAGCTGA
- a CDS encoding Gfo/Idh/MocA family protein gives MKQFNRRDFLKAASVAAAAGVVSGCASSGSANASAPKQQGRSVIGLVAPKMDVVRVGFIGVGQRGYGHVKRMSHIEGAQIVAICDTHTEVLERAANYLVDKGVAKPALYTGSERAYQQMLERQDIDIVIISTPWAWHAPMAIDTMNSAKHAFVEVPLALTVDEMWQIVDTAERTQKNCMMMENVNYGRDELMVLNMVRQGVFGELLHGEAAYIHELRWQMKELDHKTGSWRTQWHAKRDGNLYPTHGLGPVSQYMNINRGDRFDFLTSMSSPSLGRSAYAQREFAADHSRNQLNYIAGDMNTTLIKTLKGRSIMVQHDTTTPRPYSRHNLIQGTNGVFAGFPNRIALENGGSTSFHEWDYDMSAWYEQYDHPLWIKMGEEAQRNGGHGGMDFLMFWRMIYCLRNGEPLDQDVYDGAAWSVISPLSAQSVSERSRSIDIPDFTRGAWQTAQPLGIVG, from the coding sequence ATGAAGCAATTTAATCGTCGAGACTTTTTAAAAGCAGCCAGTGTCGCCGCAGCTGCCGGTGTAGTGAGTGGTTGTGCATCAAGTGGAAGTGCTAATGCAAGCGCACCAAAACAGCAAGGGCGCAGTGTTATTGGTTTAGTCGCGCCCAAAATGGATGTGGTTAGAGTGGGCTTTATTGGTGTGGGTCAGCGCGGTTATGGACATGTAAAGCGCATGAGCCATATTGAAGGTGCGCAAATAGTCGCTATTTGTGACACGCATACTGAGGTGCTAGAGCGAGCTGCCAATTATTTAGTTGATAAAGGGGTAGCTAAGCCGGCGTTATATACTGGCAGTGAGCGGGCCTATCAACAAATGCTTGAACGACAAGACATAGATATAGTCATTATTTCTACTCCTTGGGCATGGCATGCACCTATGGCTATCGATACTATGAACAGCGCAAAACATGCTTTTGTTGAAGTGCCCCTGGCACTGACTGTTGACGAAATGTGGCAGATTGTAGACACCGCCGAACGTACTCAAAAGAATTGCATGATGATGGAAAATGTGAATTACGGTCGCGACGAGTTAATGGTATTAAACATGGTGCGCCAAGGTGTATTTGGGGAGCTGTTACATGGCGAAGCGGCCTATATTCATGAGCTTCGTTGGCAAATGAAAGAGCTAGATCACAAAACAGGCTCATGGCGAACGCAATGGCATGCAAAACGTGATGGTAATTTATACCCCACTCATGGATTAGGCCCTGTATCGCAATATATGAATATAAATCGTGGCGATAGGTTTGATTTTTTAACTTCAATGAGCTCACCTTCGCTGGGTAGAAGCGCCTATGCACAACGTGAATTTGCAGCGGATCATTCCCGTAATCAGCTTAATTATATTGCCGGTGATATGAACACGACACTGATTAAAACTCTCAAGGGGCGCAGTATTATGGTACAGCACGATACAACAACCCCTCGGCCATACTCTCGACATAATTTAATCCAAGGGACGAATGGGGTGTTTGCCGGTTTCCCTAATCGTATTGCGCTTGAAAATGGCGGATCAACAAGCTTTCATGAGTGGGATTATGATATGAGCGCATGGTATGAGCAGTACGACCATCCCCTATGGATTAAAATGGGTGAAGAAGCACAGCGCAATGGCGGCCACGGGGGTATGGACTTTTTAATGTTTTGGCGGATGATTTATTGCCTAAGAAATGGCGAACCGCTGGATCAGGACGTTTACGATGGCGCAGCGTGGTCGGTTATTTCACCGTTATCAGCCCAGTCTGTGAGTGAGCGTAGCCGCTCAATCGATATTCCCGATTTTACTCGCGGTGCATGGCAAACAGCACAGCCTTTAGGCATTGTAGGCTAA
- a CDS encoding M28 family metallopeptidase, whose amino-acid sequence MSYIKITALFLAIALTGCSEPTTPASSLENSSGVSLNNLKQHIKTLASDDFEGRGPLTLGEVKTVGYLSEQYQAMGLSGAYQGKYLQPVKMAMLTADQKMQLTMGELSFIAGKDFTARTKQLQPIIDVRNSDIVFVGYGINAPEYNWNDYANVDVTDKTVIVLVNDPGFATQDDTLFTGNAMTYYGRWTYKYEEAARQGAKAVFIVHETAPAAYPWGVVESSNTGTKYSLMDNSLNASELPVMGWLTLNATEQVFASANLNYQQLKQHALSKQFQAKELNLKANLAFKNEVSHAKSHNVVAQITGSETPDEYVIISAHWDHFGTKQTDSGPKIYNGAVDNASGTAATLEIARIMSKMHQQKPFKRSILFANFTAEETGLIGSEEFANGNMIATKKMVGLLNIDGMNVLDETDYILQYGNNLSEMESYLASAAKAQGRVVRMDPRPQSGLFFRSDHFSLAKQGVPSLLFMSLGDTDPDYISHKYHKEADDYSDTWSLAGAKQDIELVIDIARQLANNGDWPKWTSESDFKAKRLEDK is encoded by the coding sequence ATGTCTTATATAAAAATCACTGCACTTTTTTTAGCTATTGCACTAACGGGTTGCTCTGAGCCTACAACTCCAGCTTCATCTCTTGAAAACAGCTCAGGCGTTAGTTTAAACAATCTTAAGCAGCATATTAAAACCTTAGCATCAGATGACTTTGAAGGACGCGGCCCGCTTACCTTAGGTGAAGTTAAAACCGTTGGTTATTTAAGTGAGCAATACCAAGCTATGGGGTTGTCTGGCGCGTATCAAGGGAAATATTTACAGCCAGTTAAAATGGCCATGCTAACTGCAGATCAAAAAATGCAATTAACTATGGGAGAGCTTAGCTTTATTGCAGGTAAAGACTTCACCGCCCGTACAAAGCAGTTACAGCCGATTATTGATGTCCGCAATAGCGATATTGTGTTTGTTGGTTATGGGATTAACGCGCCAGAATATAACTGGAACGACTATGCCAATGTTGATGTAACCGATAAAACCGTTATTGTGCTGGTGAACGATCCGGGCTTTGCCACCCAAGACGATACACTATTTACAGGCAATGCCATGACCTACTATGGCCGCTGGACTTATAAATATGAAGAAGCCGCGCGCCAAGGTGCAAAAGCGGTATTTATTGTTCATGAAACAGCCCCAGCCGCATACCCTTGGGGCGTGGTTGAAAGCTCAAACACGGGCACCAAGTATAGCTTAATGGACAACAGCCTTAATGCATCTGAACTGCCGGTTATGGGCTGGTTAACACTTAATGCGACTGAACAAGTATTCGCATCGGCAAACTTAAATTATCAACAATTAAAGCAACACGCATTAAGTAAGCAATTTCAAGCCAAGGAATTGAACTTAAAGGCAAACCTTGCATTTAAAAATGAAGTGTCACACGCTAAATCACATAATGTGGTTGCACAAATTACAGGCAGTGAAACCCCTGACGAATACGTTATTATTAGTGCCCATTGGGACCATTTTGGTACTAAACAAACCGACAGCGGACCTAAAATTTATAATGGCGCAGTCGATAATGCTTCAGGCACCGCAGCAACGCTTGAAATTGCTCGCATTATGAGCAAAATGCATCAGCAAAAGCCGTTTAAGCGCTCAATCCTGTTTGCTAACTTTACCGCCGAAGAAACAGGTCTAATCGGCTCAGAAGAATTTGCCAATGGGAATATGATTGCCACCAAAAAAATGGTCGGATTATTAAATATCGATGGTATGAACGTGCTCGATGAAACCGATTATATTTTGCAATACGGTAACAACCTATCAGAAATGGAGAGTTACTTAGCAAGCGCGGCTAAAGCACAAGGACGCGTGGTAAGAATGGATCCTCGCCCACAAAGTGGATTGTTTTTTAGATCAGATCATTTCTCACTCGCTAAACAAGGCGTGCCAAGTTTACTGTTTATGAGCTTAGGTGATACCGACCCTGACTACATCAGTCATAAATACCATAAAGAAGCCGACGACTATTCAGATACATGGTCATTAGCTGGTGCAAAACAAGATATCGAGCTGGTTATAGATATAGCCAGACAACTTGCCAATAATGGCGATTGGCCTAAGTGGACAAGCGAGTCTGATTTTAAAGCCAAACGTTTAGAAGATAAGTAA
- a CDS encoding EF-hand domain-containing protein, translated as MKTFTKTLALIALASSSAAFAAVDFDSFDSDGDGVISQSEAQANSQLAKLFDDLDTDGNGELSKQEFAKVQ; from the coding sequence ATGAAAACATTTACTAAAACGCTTGCTTTAATTGCACTTGCTTCGTCTTCTGCCGCTTTTGCTGCGGTTGACTTTGATTCTTTTGATTCTGATGGCGACGGCGTTATTAGCCAGTCTGAAGCACAAGCTAATTCACAATTAGCTAAATTATTTGATGACTTAGATACTGACGGGAATGGTGAATTATCTAAGCAAGAATTTGCTAAAGTTCAGTAA
- a CDS encoding calmodulin, with protein sequence MKKLQSTLVLMALASSSAVFASTDFETLDVDGSGAISQAEASVAAELMEQFAELDVDGNGELSKDEFSAY encoded by the coding sequence ATGAAAAAATTACAGTCAACTCTTGTACTTATGGCACTTGCTTCTTCATCTGCAGTATTTGCCAGCACAGACTTTGAAACTCTTGATGTAGATGGTAGTGGCGCAATTAGCCAAGCTGAAGCATCGGTTGCGGCCGAACTTATGGAGCAGTTTGCAGAGCTGGACGTAGATGGCAATGGTGAACTTTCTAAAGACGAATTTTCAGCATACTAA
- a CDS encoding EF-hand domain-containing protein: MTTFKSTLVLMALASSSVAFAATDFDTLDVDGNGAISQAEASVDASLMSKFTELDTDKNGELSKAEFSKA, translated from the coding sequence ATGACAACATTTAAATCAACACTGGTATTAATGGCACTTGCTTCTTCATCTGTGGCGTTTGCTGCAACAGATTTTGACACACTGGATGTGGATGGTAATGGCGCAATAAGCCAAGCTGAAGCATCAGTAGACGCTTCACTTATGAGTAAGTTTACAGAGCTTGATACGGATAAAAACGGCGAGCTTTCTAAAGCAGAATTTTCTAAGGCTTAA
- a CDS encoding TIGR02450 family Trp-rich protein — protein MNKLNPKKLLNSKWTAIPAINKEKHFIIVEVEFDEDANVIECITEAVMSKNQYPIQWRDLKDEQRWRQGWK, from the coding sequence ATGAATAAATTAAACCCTAAAAAACTGCTAAATAGTAAATGGACTGCCATCCCAGCTATTAATAAAGAAAAGCACTTTATTATTGTTGAGGTAGAATTTGATGAAGACGCTAATGTGATTGAATGTATCACTGAAGCGGTGATGTCAAAAAATCAATATCCTATTCAGTGGCGCGATTTAAAAGATGAACAAAGGTGGCGCCAAGGCTGGAAGTGA
- a CDS encoding heavy metal translocating P-type ATPase, with amino-acid sequence MSNQPTTQNFMIEGANCGSCVAKIEKALKNVKGAQRVEMNFADRTVQVEGSAKAGELMHAVADIGYQAKPMNSDSQQDALDEKAEADNAHYKKLMRNMQLALGLGAPLMLYGLIFDMSVTSNAQRIGWFIVGMMTLVVMIVSGKQFYTGAWQSFKNHTANMDTLIALGTGTAWLYSMVVVIMPSLLPEVARHVYFEASAMIIGLISLGLAFEVKARGRTSEAIKRLIGLQPKTARVIRDNQEQDVAISQVIKGDLIRVRPGEKISVDGDVIEGSSTLDESMLTGEPMPVNKGEGDKVVAGSINKSGTLLFKATHIGSETTLANIINMVKRAQNSKPSIGRLADVISGIFVPTVMIIAVLAGLAWLNFGPQPSIAYAVVAITTVLIIACPCALGLATPMSIMVGIGKAAQSGILIRNGEALQTTAKITTMILDKTGTITAGKPTVTDVVTFNQSDSTEVLKLAASLESSSEHPLAEAIVNYAKNQNITLEKVSNFNAITGQGVIGTINEQSLLFGNQALMKSHNIDIAEAIPQAEQLASAAKTPMYFAIGNQLHAIIAVADPIKEDSAEAIKRLQNNGIHVVMLTGDNQATAKAVASKVGITDFIAQVMPDDKAGEVTKRQSQGEIVGMTGDGINDAPALAQADVGFAIGTGTDVAIESADITLMRGSLHGLADAIAISGATITNIKQNLFGAFIYNIAGIPIAAGLLYPFFGLLLNPVVAGAAMALSSLTVVTNANRLRYFKASNS; translated from the coding sequence ATGAGTAATCAACCTACCACGCAAAACTTTATGATTGAAGGCGCAAATTGTGGCAGTTGCGTGGCTAAAATAGAGAAAGCACTGAAAAATGTAAAGGGTGCGCAGCGCGTTGAAATGAACTTTGCCGATCGAACTGTGCAAGTAGAAGGTTCGGCTAAGGCTGGGGAGCTAATGCACGCTGTCGCTGATATTGGCTATCAAGCTAAACCTATGAATAGTGATTCTCAACAAGACGCCCTAGATGAAAAAGCCGAAGCTGATAACGCGCACTACAAAAAACTTATGCGCAATATGCAATTGGCATTGGGTTTGGGTGCGCCATTAATGCTTTATGGATTAATCTTTGATATGAGTGTCACTAGCAATGCCCAGCGTATTGGCTGGTTTATTGTTGGAATGATGACATTGGTCGTAATGATTGTGTCGGGTAAGCAATTTTATACTGGCGCATGGCAGTCATTTAAAAATCATACGGCTAATATGGATACCTTGATTGCGCTTGGTACGGGAACAGCCTGGCTATATTCAATGGTGGTGGTGATCATGCCAAGTCTATTACCAGAGGTGGCTAGACATGTTTATTTTGAAGCCTCAGCAATGATCATAGGCTTAATAAGTCTTGGCTTAGCCTTTGAAGTAAAGGCGCGAGGGCGTACCTCTGAGGCGATTAAACGCTTAATTGGTTTACAGCCTAAAACGGCACGGGTGATCCGAGATAACCAAGAGCAAGATGTAGCTATAAGCCAAGTTATTAAAGGTGACTTGATTCGTGTCCGCCCTGGAGAGAAAATTTCAGTCGATGGAGATGTTATTGAAGGCAGCAGTACACTAGATGAATCAATGCTCACTGGTGAACCGATGCCGGTTAATAAGGGTGAGGGTGACAAGGTTGTTGCTGGCAGTATTAATAAAAGTGGTACTTTGTTGTTTAAAGCAACCCATATAGGCAGCGAAACCACCTTAGCGAATATTATTAATATGGTTAAACGTGCACAAAACTCTAAACCCTCAATTGGACGCTTAGCTGATGTTATTTCAGGCATATTTGTACCCACAGTGATGATTATTGCGGTGTTAGCAGGCTTAGCATGGCTTAATTTTGGCCCACAGCCGAGTATTGCTTATGCGGTTGTTGCAATAACCACAGTTTTAATTATTGCTTGCCCGTGTGCACTTGGTTTAGCTACACCGATGTCAATTATGGTCGGCATAGGTAAAGCTGCTCAGTCGGGTATACTTATTCGTAACGGTGAAGCGCTACAAACAACAGCTAAAATCACCACCATGATCTTAGATAAAACAGGCACTATAACCGCTGGTAAGCCAACCGTGACCGATGTGGTTACGTTCAACCAAAGCGACAGTACCGAGGTGCTAAAGTTAGCAGCTAGTCTTGAAAGTAGTTCTGAGCATCCATTAGCCGAAGCCATTGTTAATTATGCTAAAAACCAAAATATTACCCTTGAAAAAGTCAGTAATTTTAATGCTATCACTGGGCAAGGTGTCATCGGTACCATTAATGAGCAAAGCCTATTGTTTGGCAATCAGGCACTAATGAAAAGCCACAATATAGATATTGCAGAGGCAATACCGCAAGCGGAGCAGCTTGCTAGCGCTGCTAAAACGCCGATGTACTTTGCTATTGGCAATCAATTACATGCCATTATTGCGGTTGCTGACCCAATAAAAGAAGATTCAGCTGAAGCTATTAAACGCTTACAAAATAATGGTATTCATGTGGTTATGCTGACAGGCGATAACCAAGCGACCGCTAAAGCCGTTGCCAGCAAAGTCGGTATTACAGACTTTATAGCGCAAGTAATGCCAGATGATAAAGCCGGTGAAGTGACTAAGCGCCAATCTCAAGGTGAAATTGTGGGCATGACTGGCGATGGTATAAATGATGCGCCAGCGTTGGCACAAGCCGATGTTGGATTTGCCATTGGCACTGGTACAGATGTAGCTATTGAAAGTGCGGATATAACGCTGATGCGAGGCTCACTTCATGGTCTTGCAGATGCCATTGCAATTAGTGGCGCAACCATAACTAATATTAAACAAAATTTGTTTGGGGCGTTTATTTATAACATTGCGGGTATTCCGATTGCTGCAGGGCTGTTGTATCCGTTTTTTGGTTTACTACTAAACCCAGTCGTAGCTGGCGCGGCAATGGCTTTATCATCGCTTACTGTAGTCACTAATGCAAACCGATTACGTTATTTTAAAGCCAGTAACTCGTAA
- a CDS encoding MerR family transcriptional regulator: MYVKQLANTMGVTQDTVRHYTRIKLLNPIRGERNGYQEYTAADQQRLKFIISARQLGFSIKDIQQIIAQSDQGQCPCPLTRQLIAKRLEETEQHFQETLKLRTRMQAAVKQWDKSPDGAVSADICSLIETFVDPISEVKNTKEAL; encoded by the coding sequence ATGTACGTAAAGCAATTAGCCAATACTATGGGCGTGACCCAAGACACAGTTCGTCATTACACGCGAATAAAGCTGCTTAATCCTATTCGTGGTGAGCGCAATGGTTATCAAGAGTATACCGCAGCCGATCAGCAACGTTTAAAGTTTATTATTAGTGCGCGTCAACTCGGTTTCTCAATAAAAGATATTCAACAAATTATTGCACAGTCGGACCAAGGGCAGTGCCCTTGTCCGCTCACACGACAATTAATAGCAAAGCGACTAGAGGAAACAGAGCAGCACTTTCAAGAAACACTTAAATTACGCACGCGAATGCAAGCAGCGGTTAAACAGTGGGATAAATCGCCTGATGGGGCTGTAAGTGCAGATATATGTAGCTTAATAGAGACCTTTGTTGATCCAATCTCTGAAGTTAAAAATACTAAGGAAGCGTTATGA